From one Deinococcus sp. YIM 134068 genomic stretch:
- a CDS encoding NuoB/complex I 20 kDa subunit family protein, protein MALKELFDRDWQELESEGILFSSLEKLVAWGRSNSMWPATFGLACCAIEMMSSTDGRNDLARFGSEVFRASPRQADVMIVAGRLSKKMAPIMRRVYDQMPDPKWVISMGACASSGGMFNNYAIVQNVDSVVPVDIYVPGCPPRPEALIYAVMQLQKKVRGEAFDQLGNQLPMVEAWTR, encoded by the coding sequence ATGGCGCTGAAAGAACTTTTCGACCGCGACTGGCAGGAACTGGAGTCCGAAGGCATCCTCTTCTCAAGCCTCGAAAAGCTCGTCGCGTGGGGGCGGAGCAACAGCATGTGGCCCGCAACCTTCGGCCTGGCCTGCTGTGCCATCGAGATGATGAGCAGCACGGACGGGCGCAACGACCTCGCGCGCTTCGGGTCGGAGGTCTTCCGCGCCTCGCCCCGGCAAGCCGACGTGATGATTGTGGCCGGGCGGCTGAGCAAGAAGATGGCCCCGATCATGCGGCGGGTCTACGACCAGATGCCCGACCCCAAGTGGGTCATCAGCATGGGCGCGTGCGCGAGCAGCGGCGGCATGTTCAACAACTACGCCATCGTGCAGAACGTGGACAGCGTGGTGCCCGTGGACATCTACGTGCCCGGCTGCCCGCCCCGCCCGGAGGCGCTGATCTACGCCGTCATGCAGCTTCAGAAGAAGGTGCGCGGCGAGGCGTTCGATCAGCTCGGCAACCAGCTCCCGATGGTGGAGGCGTGGACACGATGA
- a CDS encoding NADH-quinone oxidoreductase subunit C codes for MTGEQMVVTTGTVQSDPRDVTALISELGLTEDDAAEPTAIVPAERLREVAARLKERGFMLMDTVGIDYSAYPERRPARFAVLHNVYHPEDHRRLFLRVWVSEGEPLDSLYPVWKAANYLEREVYDLMGVEFMDHPDLRKVLTPDDLEGHPLRKDFPLGESPTLFREGRFLDPGAFRAGLTGQSTGLSGYRGELRRGQGEDRLPPVMPDGGPK; via the coding sequence ATGACGGGCGAGCAGATGGTCGTGACGACGGGAACGGTTCAGAGCGACCCTCGGGACGTGACCGCCCTCATCTCCGAACTCGGGTTGACGGAGGATGACGCCGCCGAGCCGACCGCCATAGTCCCCGCCGAGCGGCTGCGTGAGGTCGCGGCCCGACTCAAGGAACGCGGCTTCATGCTCATGGACACGGTGGGCATCGATTACAGCGCCTACCCGGAGCGCAGGCCCGCCCGCTTTGCCGTGCTGCACAACGTCTACCACCCGGAGGACCACCGCCGCCTCTTCCTGCGCGTGTGGGTGAGCGAGGGCGAGCCGCTCGACAGCCTCTACCCCGTCTGGAAGGCCGCGAATTATCTGGAGCGCGAGGTGTACGACCTGATGGGCGTGGAGTTCATGGACCACCCCGACCTCCGCAAGGTGCTGACACCGGACGACTTGGAAGGCCACCCGCTCCGCAAGGATTTTCCGCTCGGCGAGTCGCCCACCCTGTTCCGTGAGGGGCGCTTTCTCGACCCCGGTGCCTTCCGCGCGGGCCTGACCGGGCAGAGTACGGGCCTGAGCGGCTACCGGGGCGAGTTGCGGCGCGGCCAGGGTGAGGACCGCCTGCCTCCCGTGATGCCGGATGGAGGACCGAAATGA
- the nuoD gene encoding NADH dehydrogenase (quinone) subunit D, producing the protein MTPDHQESVSAERLQGQTGALLHTEVMSLNVGPQHPSTHGVLRLVVDMDGEYVVKVTPHMGYLHTGFEKTFEHRTYQQGVTYAPRTDYLHCFGHELAYVLSVEKLLQAEVPERATTVRVILHELGRIHSHLVFVGTGMLDLGALTPFFYAFREKEALQDLFESVCGYRMNQGYFRVGGLSRDIPDDWPARVSAFLETFEKGVDEYETLFAQNPIFLDRAKGVGVIPRDVAIDLGLTGPNLRASGVALDHRKANPYCGYETYDFNVPTSNAGDSLARFQLRLMEFRESAKIVRQALKRLTPGPVKDPNRKISLPPRQELETSMEAVIHHFKLVTEGFHPPVGEVYVPVETARGEVGYYIVSDGGSMPYRVKIRAPSFVNLQALEYACVGGQFADLITILATIDPVLGDVDR; encoded by the coding sequence ATGACGCCCGACCACCAGGAGTCGGTCAGCGCCGAGCGGTTGCAGGGGCAGACGGGCGCGCTCCTCCATACCGAGGTCATGAGCCTGAACGTGGGGCCGCAGCATCCCTCCACGCACGGCGTTCTGCGGCTGGTGGTGGATATGGACGGCGAGTACGTGGTCAAGGTCACGCCGCACATGGGCTACCTGCACACCGGCTTCGAGAAGACCTTCGAGCACCGCACCTACCAGCAGGGCGTGACCTACGCGCCGCGCACCGACTACCTCCACTGCTTCGGGCACGAGCTGGCCTACGTGCTGAGCGTGGAGAAGCTGCTCCAGGCCGAGGTTCCCGAGCGGGCGACCACCGTTCGCGTGATCCTGCACGAGCTGGGGCGCATCCACTCGCACCTCGTCTTCGTGGGAACGGGGATGCTCGACCTCGGGGCGCTGACGCCCTTCTTCTACGCCTTCCGGGAGAAGGAGGCGCTTCAGGACCTGTTCGAGTCGGTGTGCGGCTACCGGATGAACCAGGGCTACTTCCGGGTAGGTGGCCTGAGCCGCGACATTCCCGACGACTGGCCTGCCCGCGTCTCCGCGTTCCTAGAGACCTTCGAGAAGGGCGTGGACGAGTACGAGACGCTGTTCGCACAGAACCCGATCTTCCTCGACCGGGCAAAGGGTGTGGGCGTCATTCCGCGCGACGTGGCGATTGACCTCGGGCTGACCGGGCCGAATCTCCGCGCCTCCGGCGTGGCCCTCGACCACCGCAAGGCGAACCCGTACTGCGGCTACGAGACCTACGACTTCAACGTGCCCACGAGCAACGCCGGGGACAGCCTCGCCCGCTTCCAGCTTCGGCTGATGGAGTTCCGCGAGAGCGCGAAGATCGTGCGGCAGGCCCTCAAGCGCCTCACGCCCGGTCCCGTCAAGGACCCTAATCGCAAGATCAGCCTTCCGCCCCGGCAAGAGCTGGAGACGAGCATGGAGGCGGTCATTCACCACTTCAAGCTCGTGACCGAAGGTTTCCACCCCCCGGTCGGCGAGGTGTACGTGCCGGTCGAAACGGCGCGCGGCGAGGTCGGCTACTACATCGTCTCGGATGGCGGCTCGATGCCCTACCGGGTGAAGATTCGCGCGCCGAGCTTCGTGAACCTGCAAGCGTTGGAATACGCCTGCGTGGGCGGCCAGTTCGCCGACCTGATCACGATTCTGGCGACGATTGACCCGGTGCTGGGGGATGTGGATAGGTGA
- the nuoE gene encoding NADH-quinone oxidoreductase subunit NuoE has product MPYFADKQPLVADIFSRYPASPQGRRSALMPLLREVQNAFGYVSETHMAEIAALCGTTATEVRSVMSFYSTYHTVPTGKYHLQVCSTLMCALAGSDELWDHLVSELDVQPGEVTADGRFSVQKVECLGSCGTAPVVQVGDEGYYENVTRSKCDRLLAAMRADTPPPPDNPVPVTVREDGRQMTAKGERVGASIHDLAPLGGER; this is encoded by the coding sequence TTGCCGTATTTCGCAGACAAACAACCCCTCGTCGCCGACATCTTCAGCCGCTACCCGGCCTCTCCACAAGGGCGGCGCTCGGCGCTGATGCCGCTGTTGCGCGAGGTGCAGAACGCCTTCGGGTACGTGTCGGAGACGCACATGGCGGAGATCGCCGCGCTGTGCGGCACGACGGCGACCGAGGTGCGGAGCGTGATGAGCTTCTATTCGACGTACCACACGGTGCCGACCGGCAAGTACCACCTCCAGGTCTGCTCGACGCTGATGTGCGCGCTGGCGGGAAGCGACGAGCTGTGGGATCACCTCGTCTCCGAACTGGACGTGCAGCCGGGCGAGGTCACGGCGGACGGGCGCTTCAGCGTGCAGAAGGTGGAGTGCCTGGGCAGTTGCGGCACCGCGCCCGTCGTGCAGGTGGGCGACGAGGGCTACTACGAGAACGTGACCCGCTCCAAGTGCGACCGCCTGCTCGCGGCGATGCGCGCGGACACGCCGCCCCCACCCGACAATCCCGTGCCCGTCACCGTGCGCGAGGACGGGCGGCAGATGACGGCGAAGGGCGAGCGCGTCGGGGCCAGCATCCACGACCTCGCCCCGCTCGGAGGT